One Dryobates pubescens isolate bDryPub1 unplaced genomic scaffold, bDryPub1.pri scaffold_72_arrow_ctg1, whole genome shotgun sequence DNA window includes the following coding sequences:
- the LOC128899807 gene encoding olfactory receptor 14A16-like: MANSSSITHFLLLPLPGTRQLQLLHFCLFLAIYLAALLGNGLIISTIAWDHHLHTPMYFFLLNLALLDLGSISTTVPKSMDNSLRDTRDISYAGCAAQVFFFLFFISAEFSLLTIMSYNRYVAICRPLHYETLLSNRVCLHIAAAAWASGVLNALLHTANTFSLPLCQGNALHQFFCEVPQILKLSCSTSYLRELSLVVASACLFFVCFVLIVVSYVQIFRAVLRIPSQQGCHKAFSTCLPHLAVVSLFLSTGSIAYLKPPSLSSPSLDLVVSVLYSVVPPALNPLIYSLRNQELKDALCKLIPSCFQKQ; the protein is encoded by the coding sequence atggccaacagcagctccatcacccacttcctcctcctgccattgccaggcacaaggcagctgcagctcctgcacttctgcctcttcctggccatctacctggctgccctgctgggcaatggcctcatcatcagcaccatagcctgggaccaccacctccacacccccatgtacttcttcctcctcaaccttgccctccttgacctgggctccatctccaccactgtgcccaaatccatggacaattccctgagggacaccagggacatctcctatgcaggatgtgctgcacaagtcttttttttcctctttttcatttcagcagagtTTTCTCTCCTCACAATCATGTCCTACAatcgctatgttgccatctgcagacccctgcactatgagacccttcTGAGCaacagagtttgtctccacatagcagcagctgcctgggcctctGGGGTTctcaatgctctgctgcacacagccaatacattttccctgcccctctgccagggcaatgctctgcaccagttcttctgtgaagtcccccagatcctcaagctctcctgctccacatcctacctcagggaactttcgcttgttgtggccagtgcctgtttattctttgtctgttttgtgttgattgtggtgtcctatgtgcagatcttcagggcagtgctgaggatcccctctcagcagggatgccacaaagccttttccacctgcctccctcacctggctgtggtctccttgtttctcagcactggctccattgcctacctgaagcctccctccctctcttccccatccctggacctggtggtttcagttctgtactcagtggtgcctccagcactgaaccctctcatctacagtctgaggaaccaggagctcaaggatgCCCTGTGCAAACTGATCCCTtcatgctttcagaagcaataa